Proteins encoded in a region of the Streptomyces sp. PCS3-D2 genome:
- a CDS encoding TerD family protein, with protein sequence MTGVRKGLAKVEVALRWDPSPAGTPANDLDIVAAVYPAADPHGAPVQLVHFGSRSPDGTITLNRDSHTGQGFGFDEVMTVELHRMAPDKGRVVIGVVIQDTRVGAGGGAGRAKTFADVAGTGFRIREGHTDLAQGDFAAVPAATAATVAEFTRDASGAWSFALRLEGFDADPEEFTRVMGGGR encoded by the coding sequence GTGACCGGTGTACGCAAAGGACTGGCCAAGGTGGAGGTCGCGCTGCGGTGGGACCCCAGCCCCGCCGGCACTCCTGCGAACGACCTGGACATCGTCGCCGCGGTCTACCCGGCGGCCGATCCGCACGGGGCGCCCGTCCAACTCGTGCACTTCGGCAGCCGGTCGCCGGACGGAACCATCACCCTCAACCGGGACAGCCACACCGGCCAGGGCTTCGGCTTCGACGAGGTGATGACCGTCGAACTGCACAGGATGGCGCCGGACAAGGGCCGCGTGGTGATCGGCGTGGTCATCCAGGACACCCGGGTCGGAGCGGGCGGTGGCGCGGGCCGGGCGAAGACCTTCGCCGATGTCGCGGGCACCGGGTTCCGGATCCGCGAGGGCCACACCGACCTCGCCCAGGGTGACTTCGCGGCGGTGCCCGCCGCCACCGCCGCCACCGTCGCCGAGTTCACCCGCGACGCCTCGGGTGCCTGGTCCTTCGCCCTACGGCTGGAGGGCTTCGACGCCGACCCGGAGGAGTTCACCCGGGTCATGGGCGGGGGCCGCTGA
- a CDS encoding MFS transporter, translated as MPLALLALAVGAFGIGTTEFVIMGLLPEVAADYGVSIPTAGFLVTGYALGVVLGAPLMTVLGTRIPRKRMLMLLMGLFVVGNVLSALAPAFGAMLTGRVIASLAHGAFFGIGAVVAAELVAPAKKAGAIAMMFTGLTVANVVGVPLGTLVGQTLGWRVTFLIVAALGVAGLLGIARLVPELPRLGGEVRIRSELAAFRNVQVLLAMAMTVLGFGGVFAAITYITPMMTGVAGFADSSVTWLLVLFGLGMVAGNLVGGRYADRALMPLLYATLAALAVTLAVFTLTAHSKTGAAITLALIGALGFATVPPLQKRVLDQAAAAPTLASAVNIGAFNLGNALAAWLGGLVIAAGLGWTAPNWVGAALAASALLLALVSGALERRTAARTAPASRVVAVAESRATIAADPARQ; from the coding sequence ATGCCTCTCGCGCTCCTCGCCCTCGCCGTCGGGGCCTTCGGGATCGGCACCACCGAATTCGTCATCATGGGCCTGCTCCCCGAGGTCGCTGCGGACTACGGCGTCTCGATCCCCACGGCCGGCTTCCTGGTCACCGGTTACGCCCTCGGCGTCGTTCTCGGTGCCCCCCTCATGACCGTGCTCGGCACCCGCATCCCCCGCAAGCGCATGCTGATGCTGCTCATGGGCCTCTTCGTCGTGGGCAACGTGCTCTCCGCACTCGCCCCCGCCTTCGGGGCCATGCTCACCGGCCGCGTGATCGCGTCGCTCGCCCACGGCGCCTTCTTCGGCATCGGCGCGGTCGTCGCCGCCGAGCTCGTCGCCCCGGCGAAGAAGGCCGGCGCGATCGCCATGATGTTCACCGGCCTGACCGTGGCCAACGTGGTCGGAGTTCCCCTCGGCACCCTCGTCGGGCAGACCCTCGGCTGGCGTGTCACCTTCCTGATCGTCGCCGCGCTCGGCGTCGCCGGACTGCTCGGCATCGCCCGCCTCGTGCCGGAGCTGCCCCGGCTCGGGGGCGAGGTGCGCATCCGCAGCGAACTCGCCGCCTTCCGCAACGTCCAGGTGCTGCTCGCGATGGCCATGACGGTCCTCGGCTTCGGCGGCGTCTTCGCGGCGATCACCTACATCACGCCGATGATGACGGGCGTCGCCGGGTTCGCGGACTCCTCCGTCACCTGGCTCCTGGTCCTCTTCGGCCTCGGCATGGTCGCCGGCAACCTCGTCGGCGGCCGTTACGCCGACCGCGCGCTCATGCCCCTGCTCTACGCGACCCTGGCCGCCCTCGCCGTTACCCTCGCCGTCTTCACCCTGACCGCCCACAGCAAGACCGGAGCCGCCATCACCCTCGCGCTGATCGGCGCCCTCGGTTTCGCGACCGTGCCTCCACTGCAGAAGCGCGTCCTCGACCAGGCCGCCGCCGCGCCCACCCTCGCCTCCGCTGTCAACATCGGTGCCTTCAACCTCGGCAACGCCCTCGCCGCCTGGCTCGGCGGGCTCGTCATCGCCGCCGGCCTCGGCTGGACCGCCCCGAACTGGGTCGGTGCCGCGCTCGCCGCCTCGGCCCTGCTGCTCGCCCTGGTCTCGGGCGCGTTGGAACGCCGTACGGCCGCGCGCACCGCTCCCGCCAGCCGGGTGGTGGCCGTCGCCGAAAGCCGCGCGACGATCGCCGCCGATCCCGCCCGGCAGTGA
- a CDS encoding DUF3040 domain-containing protein, whose amino-acid sequence MDGAGLSDREQRALSAIEAELRGDRALDRMLRSGRRRRRAAWGALWGAATAALFVAASVTVSEPLLWGCAAAWTLTVVTALPAAVEWAGRRRRVGGHPEG is encoded by the coding sequence ATGGACGGAGCCGGCCTCTCCGATCGCGAGCAGCGCGCCCTCTCCGCGATCGAGGCAGAACTGCGGGGCGACCGGGCCCTCGACCGGATGCTGCGGTCGGGGCGCCGGCGGCGCCGTGCCGCCTGGGGGGCTCTGTGGGGCGCGGCGACCGCGGCGCTGTTCGTCGCCGCTTCGGTCACCGTGTCCGAGCCGCTGCTGTGGGGCTGCGCCGCAGCCTGGACCCTGACCGTCGTCACGGCCCTGCCCGCGGCCGTCGAATGGGCCGGCCGCCGCAGACGGGTCGGCGGGCACCCGGAGGGATGA
- a CDS encoding RNA polymerase sigma factor has translation MLHLAPPVGPLAPGFGRAWRGLWSLLRHERATTPRIFAGPHAPAYGSAYGPPHAHAHDHTGDGDPGPPTVTELYHAHRLGMVRLAVLLVDDLATAEDVVQDAFTALYRRHGEQVAEVDNALGYLRTAVVNTARSVLRRRRTARAWTPPPAADLPSAEDHVVLDEAHREVLAALARLTPRRRQVLVLRYWADLSEAEIATTLGISRGAVKSSASRGLDALERNLEGRI, from the coding sequence GTGCTCCACCTCGCACCACCCGTCGGCCCCCTCGCGCCCGGTTTCGGCCGGGCGTGGCGGGGCCTGTGGTCGTTGCTGCGCCACGAGCGCGCCACCACCCCGCGGATCTTCGCCGGGCCGCACGCTCCGGCGTACGGTTCCGCGTACGGCCCGCCCCACGCCCACGCCCACGACCACACCGGCGACGGGGACCCGGGACCGCCCACCGTCACCGAGCTCTACCACGCGCACCGGCTGGGCATGGTCCGGCTGGCGGTGCTGCTCGTCGACGACCTGGCCACCGCCGAGGACGTGGTACAGGACGCCTTCACCGCCCTGTACCGCCGTCACGGTGAACAGGTGGCCGAGGTCGACAACGCCCTCGGCTACCTGCGCACCGCGGTCGTCAACACCGCGCGCTCCGTCCTGCGGCGCAGGCGCACCGCACGGGCCTGGACCCCGCCTCCGGCGGCCGACCTGCCGTCCGCCGAGGACCACGTGGTGCTGGACGAAGCACACCGCGAAGTGCTCGCGGCGCTGGCCCGGCTCACGCCCCGGCGCCGACAGGTCCTCGTGCTGCGGTACTGGGCCGACCTCAGCGAGGCGGAGATCGCGACCACCCTGGGGATCAGCCGGGGAGCGGTGAAGTCCAGCGCGAGCCGCGGCCTGGACGCGCTGGAACGGAACCTGGAGGGACGGATATGA
- a CDS encoding glycoside hydrolase family 20 protein, giving the protein MKRRRVHVIATAAVAAVVALALPGCTAASDAARAPGPATPGTTTPGPAGTTTPAGAPTPPPPPSPSYALSTAPRTIPAVRDHEPARGPGWKPAPEARVVVAQDDTAALSDEARLLAGELGITYGASAAPRSGDVELAVEGAGGPESYTLTVKDGRVRISGPDEAGVFYGTRTLKQAVRASGSAPEGTVRDAPAKPQRGLNLDIARKHFTPEWIKGRLREMADLKLNQLGLHFSDDQAFRIQSDSHPEIVSTPHLTKAQVRDITALASRLHITVVPEIDSPGHLGAVLRAHPDLQLRDVNGRAVKGAVDISNPAAAALVDDLLREYRPLFPGGAWHLGADEYQALVVRDPQASFPQLARAAQQRYGPSARVQDLATGWLNDRADVVRPSGKALKAWNDGFFAGGVTSAAEDIQVEYWTGKEIGARPPLEYLREGRKLVNLNDEYLYYVLGEPNQFTYPTGRRIYEQWTPLVLRGTAPVPTSYDGQILGGRLAVWADLSGAQTQDQVAAGIRMPLAALSQKVWDARTPTLSWPEFQALAGRV; this is encoded by the coding sequence ATGAAGCGCAGAAGGGTCCACGTCATCGCGACGGCAGCTGTCGCCGCGGTCGTCGCCCTTGCCCTGCCCGGGTGCACGGCCGCCTCCGACGCGGCGCGGGCCCCCGGCCCGGCGACCCCCGGCACCACCACCCCGGGCCCCGCCGGCACCACCACCCCGGCCGGCGCCCCCACCCCGCCACCGCCCCCGTCGCCCAGCTACGCCCTCTCCACCGCCCCGCGCACCATCCCGGCCGTACGCGACCACGAGCCGGCCCGCGGTCCCGGATGGAAGCCCGCCCCCGAGGCCCGTGTGGTCGTCGCACAGGACGACACGGCCGCGCTCTCCGACGAGGCACGACTGCTCGCCGGGGAACTGGGCATCACCTACGGCGCGTCGGCGGCCCCCCGTTCCGGAGACGTGGAGCTCGCCGTGGAGGGTGCGGGCGGGCCCGAGTCCTACACCCTCACCGTCAAGGACGGCCGCGTGCGCATCAGCGGCCCGGACGAGGCCGGCGTCTTCTACGGCACCCGTACCCTCAAGCAGGCCGTGCGCGCCTCCGGCTCGGCCCCCGAGGGCACCGTGCGCGACGCGCCGGCCAAGCCCCAGCGCGGCCTCAACCTCGACATAGCGCGCAAGCACTTCACGCCCGAGTGGATCAAGGGCCGCCTGCGCGAGATGGCCGACCTCAAACTCAACCAGCTCGGGCTGCACTTCTCCGACGACCAGGCCTTCCGGATCCAGTCCGACAGCCACCCCGAGATCGTTTCCACCCCGCACCTGACCAAGGCGCAGGTACGCGACATCACGGCGCTCGCCTCCCGACTGCACATCACCGTGGTCCCTGAGATCGACTCGCCCGGACACCTCGGCGCCGTGCTGCGCGCCCACCCGGATCTGCAGCTGCGCGACGTGAACGGCCGGGCGGTCAAGGGAGCGGTGGACATATCGAACCCGGCCGCGGCCGCACTTGTCGACGACCTGCTGCGTGAGTACCGGCCGCTCTTCCCCGGCGGGGCTTGGCACCTGGGCGCCGACGAGTACCAGGCGCTCGTCGTCCGCGACCCGCAGGCCTCCTTCCCCCAGCTCGCCCGCGCGGCGCAGCAGCGCTACGGGCCCTCGGCACGCGTGCAGGACCTGGCCACGGGATGGCTGAACGACCGGGCCGACGTGGTCCGCCCCTCGGGCAAGGCCCTCAAGGCGTGGAACGACGGCTTCTTCGCCGGCGGGGTCACCAGTGCCGCCGAGGACATCCAGGTCGAGTACTGGACCGGCAAGGAGATCGGAGCACGACCGCCGCTGGAGTACCTGCGCGAGGGCCGCAAGCTCGTGAACCTCAACGACGAGTACCTGTACTACGTGCTGGGCGAGCCGAACCAGTTCACCTACCCCACCGGCCGGCGCATCTACGAGCAGTGGACCCCTCTGGTCCTGCGCGGCACCGCACCGGTGCCGACCTCTTACGACGGCCAGATACTCGGCGGGCGCCTCGCCGTCTGGGCCGACCTGTCCGGCGCGCAGACCCAGGACCAGGTGGCGGCGGGCATCCGGATGCCGCTGGCCGCGCTGTCCCAGAAGGTGTGGGACGCGCGCACGCCCACGCTGTCCTGGCCCGAGTTCCAGGCCCTGGCCGGCCGGGTCTGA
- a CDS encoding glutamate ABC transporter substrate-binding protein: protein MKVPQAGAVAAVIALALTASGCGGGDEDQGILPIGIKFDQPGIGMRETGGTFTGFDVDVATYVAKELGYKPEQIEFKQVLSNDRELLLQYNEVEFVVASYSINEKRKEKVDFAGPYFVAHQDLLTRADDASITKAEDLNSKTMCSVTGSTSAENLKKNLAPKASLLELGGYSDCVVALQEGRVDAMTTDNAILAGYAARKGNEGKFKLTGQSLSNENYGIGVKKGEKELQRKINDALKKMVQDGSWEAAVKKNFGANYKHEPAPAITTG from the coding sequence ATGAAGGTTCCCCAGGCCGGCGCGGTCGCCGCAGTGATCGCCCTCGCCCTGACCGCATCCGGGTGCGGTGGTGGAGACGAGGACCAGGGGATCCTTCCCATCGGCATCAAGTTCGACCAGCCGGGCATTGGCATGCGCGAGACCGGTGGCACATTCACCGGGTTCGACGTGGATGTCGCCACCTACGTGGCCAAGGAGCTCGGCTACAAGCCGGAGCAGATCGAGTTCAAGCAGGTCCTGAGCAACGACCGTGAGCTGCTGCTCCAGTACAACGAGGTCGAGTTCGTCGTCGCGAGCTATTCGATCAACGAGAAGCGCAAGGAGAAGGTCGATTTCGCGGGCCCGTACTTCGTGGCCCACCAGGACCTGCTGACCCGCGCCGACGACGCCTCGATCACCAAAGCCGAGGACCTCAACTCCAAGACGATGTGCTCGGTGACGGGTTCGACCTCCGCCGAGAACCTCAAGAAGAACCTCGCCCCGAAGGCGTCCCTGCTGGAGCTCGGCGGCTACTCGGACTGCGTCGTCGCCCTGCAGGAGGGCCGCGTCGACGCCATGACCACGGACAACGCGATCCTGGCCGGATACGCCGCCCGCAAGGGCAACGAGGGCAAGTTCAAGCTGACGGGCCAGAGCCTCAGCAACGAGAACTACGGCATCGGTGTCAAGAAGGGCGAGAAGGAGCTTCAGCGCAAGATCAACGATGCTCTGAAGAAGATGGTCCAGGACGGCTCCTGGGAAGCGGCCGTGAAGAAGAACTTCGGCGCGAACTACAAGCACGAGCCGGCTCCGGCGATCACCACCGGCTGA
- the rraA gene encoding ribonuclease E activity regulator RraA translates to MSVTPVPTADLYDEHGEALGICTTGFRQFGGRRLFAGPVRTVRCHEDNALLRELLHAPGGGAVLVVDGGGSPHTALVGDLIAGAAERNGWAGLIINGSVRDSVALGGLDLGVKALGTVPRKSGKTGAGAVDEPVTIGGVTFRTGDTVHADDDGVVVLRG, encoded by the coding sequence ATGAGCGTCACCCCTGTCCCCACCGCAGACCTGTACGACGAGCACGGCGAAGCCCTCGGCATCTGCACCACCGGATTCCGGCAGTTCGGCGGCCGCAGGCTCTTCGCCGGCCCCGTGCGGACGGTCCGCTGCCACGAGGACAACGCCCTGCTGCGCGAACTGCTTCACGCTCCGGGCGGGGGCGCCGTCCTCGTCGTGGACGGAGGCGGCTCGCCGCACACCGCCCTGGTCGGCGACCTCATCGCCGGCGCCGCCGAACGCAACGGCTGGGCAGGCCTGATCATCAACGGCTCAGTCCGCGACAGCGTCGCCCTCGGCGGGCTCGACCTCGGTGTGAAGGCCCTGGGCACCGTCCCCCGCAAGAGCGGCAAGACCGGCGCCGGCGCCGTGGACGAGCCCGTCACCATCGGCGGGGTCACCTTCCGCACCGGGGACACCGTCCACGCGGACGACGACGGAGTGGTCGTCCTGCGCGGCTGA
- a CDS encoding LPXTG cell wall anchor domain-containing protein — protein MKNLKRVPLAVRRTAVAAAAAGAAVVLAGPAYGASAGPAAPSPSVSVPADASPGEVAPRPVPSVSSPSITGRGASSASPGAAPGASPSSAGGDSGPGASPSSPAASPEAGTRAELAHTGSSATTVAMGAGAAGLVLAGAGALYAVRRRANS, from the coding sequence GTGAAGAACCTCAAGCGTGTCCCCCTGGCCGTGCGCCGCACGGCCGTCGCCGCAGCCGCCGCGGGGGCGGCCGTCGTCCTGGCCGGCCCGGCGTACGGCGCGAGCGCCGGCCCGGCCGCGCCCTCCCCGTCGGTCAGCGTCCCGGCCGACGCCTCGCCCGGAGAGGTCGCCCCCAGGCCCGTCCCCTCGGTCAGCTCCCCCTCGATCACCGGCCGCGGCGCGAGCAGTGCCTCCCCCGGAGCCGCCCCCGGCGCCTCTCCGAGCAGCGCGGGCGGCGACTCCGGCCCCGGTGCCTCTCCCTCGTCGCCCGCCGCGTCACCCGAGGCGGGCACGAGGGCCGAGCTCGCGCATACTGGCTCCTCGGCGACGACCGTCGCGATGGGGGCGGGAGCGGCCGGTCTGGTCCTTGCGGGCGCCGGAGCCCTCTACGCCGTGCGGCGCCGCGCGAACAGCTGA
- a CDS encoding MarR family winged helix-turn-helix transcriptional regulator — MTATDSTPTALSQGWCALSLLHGRIEAHIERALQAGHGLSVREYSLLDVLSRQHDGPGGHLRMHQVADSVVLSQSATTRLVSRLEDRGLLNRYICDTDRRGIYTDVSGSGLALLAAARPTNDAALREALDEAAGHPELAPLVAAVENPRRP; from the coding sequence ATGACGGCCACGGACAGCACGCCGACCGCCCTCTCCCAGGGCTGGTGCGCCCTCTCGCTCCTGCACGGCCGGATCGAGGCGCACATCGAGCGCGCCCTCCAGGCCGGCCACGGACTCAGCGTGCGCGAGTATTCGCTGCTCGACGTCCTCAGCCGCCAGCACGACGGACCGGGCGGGCACCTGCGGATGCACCAGGTCGCCGACTCGGTGGTGCTCAGCCAGAGCGCGACGACCCGGCTGGTCAGCAGGCTGGAGGACCGCGGCCTGCTGAACCGCTACATCTGCGACACCGACCGGCGCGGCATCTACACCGACGTCAGCGGATCCGGCCTGGCTCTGCTGGCCGCCGCCCGCCCCACGAACGACGCCGCCCTGCGCGAAGCCCTCGACGAAGCCGCCGGCCATCCGGAGCTGGCGCCCCTGGTGGCGGCCGTGGAGAACCCCCGCAGGCCGTAG
- a CDS encoding endonuclease I family protein, whose protein sequence is MRISRLTPWAAGLAAVALVAVPAAASAGQQVAAAPPAPGTAPAAADAYDAYYAPAEGKTGAALKAALHDVVKTQSRISYDGVWNALKATDEDPANPNNVILLYSGRSQSKSSNGGGANDWNREHVWAKSHGGFGTATGPGTDLHHLRPEDVSVNSTRGNKDFDMGGSPVSEAPGSLTDADSFEPRDAVKGDVARMLLYMAVRYDGGDGFADLEMNDRVNNGSAPLFGRISLLKQWNRMDPPDAFEQRRNQLIFDVYQHNRNPFIDHPEWVDSIW, encoded by the coding sequence ATGAGAATCTCGCGCCTGACCCCCTGGGCTGCCGGCCTCGCCGCCGTGGCCCTGGTCGCCGTACCGGCGGCCGCGTCCGCCGGCCAGCAGGTCGCGGCGGCGCCCCCGGCCCCCGGGACCGCCCCCGCAGCGGCCGACGCGTACGACGCGTACTACGCGCCCGCCGAGGGCAAGACCGGTGCCGCGCTCAAGGCGGCCCTGCATGACGTCGTCAAGACGCAGTCCAGGATCTCCTACGACGGGGTGTGGAACGCCCTGAAGGCGACGGACGAAGACCCGGCGAACCCGAACAATGTCATCCTGCTCTACTCCGGCCGCTCGCAGTCGAAGTCGTCGAACGGCGGTGGCGCCAACGACTGGAACCGCGAGCACGTCTGGGCCAAGAGCCACGGCGGCTTCGGCACGGCCACCGGCCCGGGCACCGACCTGCACCACCTGCGCCCCGAGGACGTCAGCGTCAACAGCACCCGCGGGAACAAGGACTTCGACATGGGCGGCAGCCCGGTCAGCGAGGCCCCGGGCAGCCTGACCGACGCCGACTCCTTCGAGCCTCGGGACGCGGTCAAGGGCGACGTGGCCCGCATGCTGCTCTACATGGCCGTCCGCTACGACGGCGGCGACGGCTTCGCGGACCTGGAGATGAACGACAGGGTCAACAACGGCTCCGCCCCGCTCTTCGGCCGGATCAGCCTGCTGAAGCAGTGGAACCGGATGGACCCGCCGGACGCCTTCGAGCAGCGTCGCAACCAGCTCATATTCGACGTGTACCAGCACAACCGCAACCCGTTCATCGATCACCCGGAGTGGGTCGACTCCATCTGGTGA
- a CDS encoding DJ-1/PfpI family protein — translation MAVKILIVTGDAAESLEVLYPYQRLREEGYEVHIAAPRAKQLRFAVHDFEDGYDTYTEKPGYTWPADLAFADVVTEDYSALVVPGGRAPEYLRNDPELRRILAAFTEADKPIAQICHGPLITAAAGGLAGRRVTAYPALELDMEAAGARFEDSETVVDGTLVSARAWPDHSRWMREFLTVLRGKAPVA, via the coding sequence ATGGCAGTGAAGATCCTCATCGTGACCGGCGACGCGGCCGAGTCGCTGGAGGTGCTGTATCCCTACCAGCGTCTGCGCGAGGAGGGGTACGAGGTGCACATCGCGGCGCCGCGTGCGAAGCAACTGCGCTTCGCGGTACACGACTTCGAGGACGGTTACGACACCTACACCGAGAAGCCCGGCTACACCTGGCCGGCCGACCTGGCCTTCGCGGACGTGGTGACGGAGGACTACTCGGCCCTGGTCGTGCCGGGCGGCCGGGCGCCCGAGTACCTGCGCAACGATCCCGAGCTGCGGCGCATCCTGGCCGCCTTCACGGAGGCAGACAAGCCGATCGCGCAGATCTGCCACGGCCCGCTCATCACCGCCGCGGCCGGGGGGCTGGCCGGCCGCCGGGTGACCGCGTATCCCGCGCTGGAACTGGACATGGAGGCCGCCGGGGCCCGGTTCGAGGATTCCGAGACGGTGGTCGACGGCACCCTGGTCTCGGCCAGAGCGTGGCCCGACCACTCGCGCTGGATGAGGGAGTTCCTGACCGTGCTGCGCGGCAAGGCCCCGGTGGCCTGA
- a CDS encoding TetR/AcrR family transcriptional regulator: MTSTPPPARRSKITPEREQEFYDAVLEQLREHGYEALTMEGIAARASCGKSTLYRQWKTKPQLVAAALRSARRGTLAAVDTGTLAGDLREAARIAAGTSGRDTRLTQALGHAVLSDEALQAALREALVEPELAAFDAMVERAVARGEISAGHPAAEFLPAQLMGVLRIRPVLEGQYADADYLIRFVEAVMLPSLGLGPDRPARPAAGQAP, from the coding sequence ATGACGTCGACGCCGCCCCCCGCACGCCGCTCCAAGATCACCCCGGAGCGGGAGCAGGAGTTCTACGACGCCGTCCTGGAGCAGCTGCGCGAGCACGGTTACGAGGCCCTGACGATGGAGGGCATCGCCGCCCGGGCCAGCTGCGGCAAGTCCACGCTCTACCGGCAGTGGAAGACCAAGCCCCAGCTGGTGGCCGCCGCCCTGCGCTCCGCACGGCGGGGCACCCTCGCCGCGGTGGACACCGGGACCCTGGCGGGCGACCTGCGCGAGGCGGCCCGGATCGCTGCCGGCACCTCCGGGCGCGACACCCGGCTGACGCAGGCCCTCGGGCACGCCGTCCTCAGCGACGAGGCGCTCCAGGCCGCCCTGCGCGAGGCCCTGGTCGAACCCGAACTGGCCGCCTTCGACGCGATGGTGGAGCGGGCCGTGGCCCGCGGCGAGATCTCCGCGGGCCATCCCGCCGCGGAGTTCCTGCCGGCCCAGCTGATGGGCGTGCTCCGCATCCGGCCGGTATTGGAAGGGCAGTACGCGGACGCCGACTACCTGATCCGGTTCGTGGAGGCGGTCATGCTCCCGTCCCTGGGCCTCGGGCCCGACCGCCCCGCCCGGCCGGCGGCCGGCCAGGCCCCCTGA
- a CDS encoding phosphatase PAP2 family protein, whose product MTAHTTPAGPAGGPRAARRRLIRELLLVAGFFIVYKAGRLLSTDRTDEAFRNADRIWDAERLLHLPGEGAVQRLLLHGDALVITANTYYAAVHFPATALFLVWLYIRRPAHYLWTRRVLAVLTGAALVLHLAYPLAPPRMLPTAGLVDTGQVYGPSVYRAAPDTDTLANQFAAMPSLHFGWALMLAIGVIVATRGAKGAKSSPWRMLWLLHPLVTLLVIVGTANHYWLDAAVAAALLGIALLVVPRPRAGGRDDTDAGAGARSGQDGTEAEGAVRAGPRRESTAASVGAGR is encoded by the coding sequence ATGACCGCCCACACCACGCCTGCCGGGCCGGCAGGCGGACCGAGAGCCGCCCGCCGGCGCCTCATACGCGAGCTGCTGCTCGTCGCCGGCTTCTTCATCGTCTACAAGGCGGGCCGACTGCTCTCGACCGACCGCACCGACGAGGCCTTCCGCAACGCGGACCGGATCTGGGACGCGGAGCGCCTGCTGCACCTGCCCGGCGAGGGCGCGGTGCAGCGGCTACTGCTCCACGGGGACGCCCTCGTGATCACCGCGAACACCTACTACGCGGCCGTCCACTTCCCCGCCACCGCCCTCTTCCTGGTCTGGCTCTACATTCGCCGCCCCGCCCACTACCTGTGGACCCGCCGGGTGCTCGCCGTGCTCACCGGAGCCGCGCTCGTCCTGCACCTCGCCTATCCCCTGGCGCCCCCGCGGATGCTCCCCACGGCGGGGCTCGTCGACACCGGTCAGGTCTACGGGCCCTCCGTCTACCGGGCCGCGCCGGACACCGACACCCTGGCCAACCAGTTCGCCGCGATGCCCTCGCTGCACTTCGGCTGGGCGCTGATGCTCGCGATCGGTGTGATCGTCGCGACCCGGGGGGCGAAGGGCGCGAAGAGCTCGCCCTGGCGGATGCTGTGGCTGCTGCATCCGCTGGTGACCCTGCTGGTGATAGTCGGCACCGCCAACCACTACTGGCTCGACGCGGCCGTGGCCGCCGCTCTCCTCGGGATCGCCCTGCTGGTGGTCCCGCGGCCGCGGGCGGGCGGCCGGGACGACACGGACGCGGGCGCGGGGGCCCGAAGCGGCCAGGACGGCACGGAAGCCGAGGGCGCCGTACGCGCGGGGCCGCGCCGGGAGAGCACCGCCGCGTCCGTGGGAGCGGGAAGGTGA
- a CDS encoding DMT family transporter has product MNDTALAVVLCLASAVAYAAGAVAQERLARAGAARSAGALLGSGVWWWSAGLNAAAALLHAAALRYGPLTLVQPFGALTLVAAVPMGARRAGRRVAATEWRGTLATVVGLGLLLLPASGPAPDDTLTLAEALVVSGTTTAVILLLTAVRDPGTGLRHATASGLASAVASALTQTVAVAGGRGGSLLSVRVVAVALLVVMFAVGGMLLSQRAYRGGGLGAPLAVVNLANPLAAAAIGAALLGERLQGGPAGLVLAGAGALVAARGVVLLTRAPAAPTGAPPTGVSAAAAELAVPGGRVPV; this is encoded by the coding sequence GTGAACGACACCGCCCTCGCCGTCGTGCTCTGCCTCGCCTCGGCCGTGGCCTACGCGGCCGGCGCTGTCGCCCAGGAACGGCTGGCCCGCGCCGGCGCCGCGCGCAGCGCGGGGGCGCTGCTGGGCTCCGGAGTCTGGTGGTGGTCGGCCGGACTGAACGCGGCCGCGGCCCTGCTGCACGCGGCGGCACTGCGCTACGGGCCCCTCACCCTGGTGCAGCCGTTCGGCGCGCTCACCCTGGTGGCCGCCGTCCCCATGGGGGCGCGCCGGGCCGGACGCCGGGTGGCGGCCACCGAATGGCGTGGGACCCTCGCCACCGTCGTCGGGCTCGGCCTGCTGCTGCTCCCGGCCTCCGGGCCGGCCCCCGATGACACCCTCACGCTGGCCGAGGCGCTGGTCGTCTCCGGGACGACGACGGCGGTGATCCTGCTCCTGACCGCGGTCAGGGACCCGGGCACGGGCCTGCGGCACGCCACCGCGTCCGGGCTGGCCTCCGCGGTGGCCTCCGCACTGACCCAGACCGTGGCCGTCGCGGGCGGCCGCGGGGGATCGCTGCTGAGCGTCCGGGTCGTCGCCGTGGCGCTGCTGGTCGTGATGTTCGCGGTCGGCGGGATGCTGCTGTCGCAGCGGGCCTACCGGGGCGGCGGGCTCGGCGCCCCGCTCGCCGTGGTGAACCTGGCCAACCCGCTTGCCGCGGCCGCCATCGGTGCGGCCCTGCTCGGCGAACGCCTCCAGGGCGGGCCGGCCGGGCTGGTGCTGGCGGGGGCCGGAGCCCTCGTGGCGGCGCGGGGCGTGGTCCTGCTGACCCGGGCGCCGGCCGCTCCGACGGGCGCCCCACCGACCGGGGTTTCGGCCGCCGCGGCCGAACTGGCCGTACCCGGGGGACGGGTTCCCGTCTGA